From Myxocyprinus asiaticus isolate MX2 ecotype Aquarium Trade chromosome 47, UBuf_Myxa_2, whole genome shotgun sequence:
TTCTTGAAAATGGCTGAGATTTGTTTGGTGTCATTGTTTCAGTCTTTTCAATATTTTGAGGAGATGAAATATAAAAGATTTAACCTTAGTCAAAACTATTGTCATCTATTAATTTGCTCAGAGGGTTGGTCAAGTTGGTTATTTCATATCAGACTGATCTTGCGAGCAATTTGTGACAGGATGCAGAaattttgtctgctaaaatcggTCCATGCTTTCCAAATTTATGAACTTCCCCAGTGGCCGAATCTGGAACTACAGTTGAACGCATGTGCACATTTGCACAATGCACTGCGCAAGACTTGACCAAACATTAATCAAATGGAACATTCGAGTAGTAGTTACATTGGAAAAATGACattgtgcacctttaaatctgAGAACTACTGAAATAATGCAAATCCCTCGAAAATTCAGGTTTACTTCTTGGGACTTATACTTAATGTAAAGTACATAATGACAAATTAATCAGTTCATAAGCAATGTTAACAAAGACTCCAATgctcaaaaacatattttccattatttacagccacacacacaagATTTGATTCAATAAAGAAATTCACTTGGTTTTACAAAACAATgcaatatacatataaaaatgacaaagaatgaTGATATTTGCCACCTTAATAATATAATCAAACCACTGATAGTAAACAGTGAACTCAGTGACCTCACACTATAACAGTGATTCTATGTAACAATGGTTTTGAATGCTATTATAATATTTGCATAACCCCTTTCACGCATAATTCATTCACTGCAAAAATTCTCAAAGGGTATTTTTTGATACTGGTTGAATGTTGGTCTacatgtgcatatactgtatgtatttgatCCAGGATATAATAACTATACATGTGTATTTTACTTGCAAGTCTGTAAAAGTTCACAATCTGCATCTAATACTTGTCTTCGTCTAGAATCTCATATATGCTTATCAATTAATGTACAAATTAACAATTTCATGACCAAAATCTTAACATTTCACATCAATATGTGAATTATAGCTTGAAATGTAATTTCTTTGGTACATATCACGTCTTCGACTTCAGATAGTGGTCTCCTGGTCGGGATCTTCTTTGCATTTTACAATTGCTGAAGGGGCGTTCCCATTACCATTAGCTGCTACATCATTGCCATCTTGATCGGGGGCTTTTAATTGTTCCTTCAGTGTGAGTTTCTTTTCACGGTGAGACAGTCTGTTGTAGAGGATTCCCCAGAGCAGGTAGGACAGAGTATATAGGCCATAAATAAGACCCAGGAAAGTATTTCTAAAaggcaaaacaaacagaacatgtttgTCATTTATTATTCTCTTGAATTTGAACAGTAGGGTTCAATAGTTTGAAACCACATTAAAACCTGGGATTGTTCAGAAGGATCACAACAATAAGTAGTTGCACTGTTCCAAAGCTTTGTCGtgaatgttttccatgcttgtcaCACTAGATTTTCATCAAATGCAATTTatagaatgttttgtttttataactaCTGCCAATGAATATTGTATGTACTCACCTGAAGGCACCAGAGTCATAAATACGACACGCCCCTTTACCACCACACCGTTTCACGCCCCATTTCAGACACGTCCTGTCAATCAAGGCTCCAAAATAAATGGGAGGCGGGATGCCACCTGGAAAATTTTCTCAGATCAGCTAAACATTCTGTTTCTTTTGTTTTACAGTCTTACATTAAGAGAGAATGCAAATAATTCCTCTTACCGAGAGTCCGTACTATCAAAGTCTGCATACCAAGAGCCAAAGACTTCAGTTCTGGTGTTATGGATCTACGAAAAGAGCAGTTATGGggatgtattcatttattttatttttgattttttattcaaattttaaaataacttttcttagATAGATTTAGATTAGATTTAGATTCACATGGGTCATTCTCTGTATGCTGTGCTTTTTTAGCCTTTAAATTTCCACCCTGTTAGTTTACCACCCAATTAGTCAACAGTATGTTAAGggtatgatattttgttattaatttttttatttcctagctaaatgtaacatatttttaaagacaAGAGATTGGTGTTACTTCCACCCTGTTATTCTCCCTTTCAACCCTGTTATACCACATTCCAACCTGTTATGTAATACATTCTTTATCTGCTGcattattaatgaaataaaaattagttTGAAAGTctccaaataaatacaaataaataaataaatatgacagaCAAGTGACAACAGTTttgatgcatttgtaaatttttagcATTTACTTACAGTAATGTGTGTGGCACTAACAGGgtggaaatatctaaaaattaGCTAATGAAATCCTCTACTCGGCAGCTTAAGCTTAACCAgcctttatatatgtatatatataaaataaaaataaaaaaaattcaacatgttaggtcaagttaaaagaagtacAAAGAATGACCCATGTAATATAGAGTTTCCATTAAAGGCACAAAAGTTACTCAAATATGTCCATTTAATACCTGAGCAGAATAATGTAACTTGGTGTGGCCCCACAAGCCGAGACAAAAGCGCCGATAACTGTCACCCCCATATAGAACTTAAACATGTAGTCACAGTCACCCTTGCGAGGGCACTGTCCCAGCACTGCCGACATGTTTGCATAGGAGAGAGGGGACTGGCCAATACAGGTGCAGTTGTGGAAAACCTTTGCAAAGAGTGACATAATATCAGCCACAGCAATCTTAGCAAAAATCATTTCTGCAATTAATAACATTTTCAGGATTCCACAATGTAGAGATGCAAATGcaacattataatttattttaaaactggACAATGTTGTTATATACTGCCCAGTCGGGCCACTCataaatttttgccaaaattgcaaaaaatatatatttttcaaactgctgaattaccaaaagtgtatcaGATAGTTAGTGACCCGAGATATGAAATAGtattggtatatacagtatatttgtgcttccataaatcatatttttatgactatatcatataagtttactatcacaggatatctattgctttgtttattatataaaaaaatagttctatattcatacaaatgactgctGTATCATGTCGATTTCCTGCACAATAATGGTACTTTCAGTATCCCATATGAGTGTACACATATTGTACATGCTATttgttccttaaagggatagttaaccaaaaaaatgaaaattctgtcatcatttactcacccttttgccatcccagatgtgtgactttctttcttttgcagaacacaaacaaagatttttagaagaatatctcagctctgtaggtccatacagtgcaagtgaacgggtgccaaaagtttgaagccccaaaaagcatatcagtaatccataagactccagtgtttaaatccatatctttagaagtgatatgataggtgtgggtgaaaagcaGCTacatttttaagttctttttttacactaaattctcctcccttcccaatTGGTGGCAAAATGCTCGAAGAatgtgaaacatcaaaagcccaagaagaagaatttgaaagtgaaattggagatttatagttaaaaaggacttaaatatggatctgtttctcaaccacacctatcatatcacttctgaagacatggatttaaacactggagtcacatggattacttttatgctgcctttatgtgcttttggagcttcaaaatattggtacccatttatttgcattgtatggacctacagaactgaaatattattttatcttaattctatgtgttctgtagaagaaagaaagtcatacacatctgggatggcatgagggtgagtaaatcatgagagtattttcatttttgggtgaactatttctttaatgtagCATCTGTTGTTTCACTGATTgagttacatttgacattgctatttgaataggaagcaatgtggaagtaaactttaacaagtacaacacatgaacagtatgatatttaAGTGTACTATTGAGATTTTTTAAGTTTTActctattaaaaaatatatatatactgtatattctattattttctaattatattgaaaatgacttgaaaattttacattttaatctttaaattacatattttatctGGTTATTTTGTTGATCATTTGTAATAGAAATACTACGTGACGGGTTGCTAAAGACCTGAGGTTTGTAATAATGATTAGCAAAACACCCATGCAATTAATggtttatattgtgtgtatactCATTTGCAATTGCTATAGGTAAAGATGCATGTAGTTTAACATCACATGAGTCATGTAACACAGAAAATGTGGGAAAAGTAAAaaggcttataaaaaaaaaaatactgattcaGTGACACATGTAGCTGTCTGGAAGAGTGGGGATTGCTTACCATGTCCCTGCCAACCCCTGTGGAGGTCTGACAGCCACCAAGGCAAGGGGAGGCATAGGTCAGGCCATTAGTGGCACATATGGGATCCCAGTGCTTGAGAGAGCAGGAGCAGCCCATGTTACACTGAGATATCAGAGAATTCGGCTGGTATGACACCTCTGGAGCACTGTCAGAAATATAGAGAATAGTAAGACCAGTTCAATTAAGTTCAAATAAAGTTAATAGAAATAGTAAGATGAGTATTTCTTCCTCAGTTCTGTAAAAATAAGATAATTTTATCCCCCATGTTTTGTTCAACATAATAATACGGCAAGTCagtatgttgtttccgagagtttcagtaccctagggaacggccacattatgctgactcactgacaagcggcatcttccATTAGACATTATTGTGTCggctcaagtgtgtttaccttcccttgtggcatgacCGGAAGCGTGTCGcttcagcagcatgggagacccgggtttggccactttgaaaccaggaagtaattatgtctgcataatcagtgacaagcacgaTTCGAAGATTGTATTTTCccccctaacattacattttactccTTTGGGATATGGGTTGGGggctacagtttataaaatatgcatcccTCTTCACTGCATTACACCTTGTACAGCTGAAAATAACTCTCTCCGTgtacatttcacccagaaaatggagctcacatgagCCCATACGCCCAATAactgttttggccactgggggcagtgtttcgaatttcggttagcacagaccgattttagctaaagaaaagtaaacttactgtttccgatttcactgtgagatcagtctggttttgTTTAAGATGAAAGACGCCAAAGGCCATTTTAATGGCTCAAAATTCAAAATTCTCAAAAAACTCCTTATTTAGGAATTTGATAAAGTCCACCATCCTCAATGAAAAATGTAACATTACTTCTGTATGGGATCTCAGAGACCCCAAATATAACTACTGTAATAACATATAaaaaaccttactgtaaagtgttatcatTATTACAACACATTGTTGCATTTGGGGTCTCCGAGACTGTAAACAGAACAGCAATTCATAAATTCCTATGTTGCTCCAAGCTGCCAAGCAACATGTTGATGACCAACACAATGCATTGTATGAAGTTTTCTGGAGTATTTACCCCTGATATGATACTGTAAGTCCAGCCACTTGTGAGTTATCGCACTGCAGGAAATACTGTATAAGCAGCGAACAGAAAGCCAAAACAGAAGCACCGATGGAGATCTTGGCTGCACCAAGAACATTCAGTTTGAACCTCTTCATTATAAAGCCTCCGGTGATTATTCCCAAAGCCACAGCTGGTAGATTCATAATACCTGAAAAGACAAAACATGATTCATGATTGCTTGGGTGTAAATATGGGTACATTTATTTCGTTTAAATACTGTTTACTGGGACAAGTTTTGCTCCCAGTTGTTCCAAAGTGGTGACAAATACCTGCCTTGTACTTTGTGTACAAGCATAAATAGGTAAAACCCATAACACATAGACTATCTAATCACCACTACAGTTCCAATCTGGAGCTTTTGTAAACATGAACTGTGTTCAGTCTCATTTGTAATCCATTGGGTCATTCTATGAAACTGGTGCTTTTTCTAGTTTGATAAGGTAATTTGTTTAGGTAAAATTTTAAGCCCTCTTTCAGACAAACAATGCGTTTTAGTGTTAATAAATCTCAAACCAAAACAAGTTGTAATATGTGTTTGAACTACATTTTTTAGAGTTACATTTGCCATTACAAGCCTTGTTATCAAGGCCATGAAActataaggtgctttttaaaagaGAATTTAATGCTGTTTAATAATATTCTACAAAAATCGCCTTTCAATTATTGTTTGTTTACTGGACCAAAGCAAAATATAAGATAAATTGATTAAAAACAGAAATAgactttaaatagttttttttttttttttgacagaatagtttataaaaaaagaaaataaaaaaaacaaagtggTACCAGAATTGACACACAACTTTGGAACACAACATTTCAACAATACATTGtgaactgtaatatatatataatctacaaTACAGGAGAAGTTGGAAACACGGGGGTGGGAGcaagccaaaaataaataattaattacatgaattaacaattaattgtgtgtgtgtgtgtatgtatgtgtgtgtatatgtatatatatatatatatatatatatatatatatatatatatatatatatatctacagtaccgtgcaaaagttttaggcacttgtgaaaaatgttgcatagtgaggatgtcttcaaaaataatgccataaatagttttcatttatcacttaatgtcatacaaagtccagtaaacataaaaaagctaaattaatatttggtgtgaccacctttgcctttaaaacagcaccaattctcctaggtcacctggacacagttttcttggttgttggcagataggatgtttcaagcttcttggagaattctccacagttcttctatctatttcttctttctcaattgcttctgtcgcttcttgtaatcccagactgactcaatattcggtggggggcactgtggggaccatgccatctgttgcagggctccctgttcttctattctaatcttttctatttgcaaaagtaatgtttgggagtctaaaatgtatatttcctattgacacactaaagctgaagatataaataaccatcttaagacaaatgtttttgtgacttttgcacagtacggTATAtagttactttatttatttatttatgttcaaATGTTTATATAAGCACATAATAAATGCAGGCATCAGCTTTTATTCATTGTTTAAGTCACAAATGGCCCCACTATTGGAAATtcctatttatttataatttctaTATTCACTCATTAGTAATACAAGTAAATCTAAACCCACCTATCAAAAAGATGGCCCTTGATGCTGACTGGCCATAGGTTTGCTCCATGAACTTTGGCTTGAATGTGATCATTCCTATAAAGCCGTTGACTTGAATGAAAGAGGTGCATATCAGGAGCAGGTAAATCGTGTCACTGAATAGTTTCTTCAATGATGGCAGAAAGTCTAGAAAATATTGGAAATGTGAAAGTATGTCAGGTTAAAGGACAAAGGATCTCAATCAAATTGTATGTATAAACAAATATCTTTCAAAATGGAATGAAATGCGCACCTTTGGCAAGAGCCCCCATGCTGACCGGAGCCGGTTTGTTGGATGGTGTGCCGTTTTTGTTGCCGTCGGGAATGAAACTGTCCTGCTCACCTTCTTGAGCTTTTGAATTTGTTTCTGTTTTAGTCTCACCCTGCTTAGGAAGCGACTTCGGAAGAAACCAAAATGGTATCCCGGCCAATAACATCACCACACCAGTTATCAAAAAGCCCAGCCACCAGGCGCCAACCCAACGCGAGTCTTTGTGGTTGATGGCGATGGTATCTGCAGAGAAAAGAGGCATACACAGTGACatcaaaagtatttgaacacttttggacatttaagttacacttaaaaatgactttaatacaAAGGCATTCATACATTTTGCATGTgtcttaagtgttcaaatacctCTTGGGGCAATGTTTTACTCAAGACCCCATATGCAACTTGATAAATAACTGGGCCAGTAAGTCAGTAATTATGTATAAGACGAGTTGAATTTTACCCAAACAACACTGTAAATATGTCACATATATGCTTTACCATAAAGCCAGGTCATTCATTAACACAGCATATAAGCAGAGTGAATGCATGTATGGCTGAAGAGTTATGATCGAGACTCCTCTTGAGCAAACAGAGGGCTGTTACACAGTTAACCTTCAGAACTGAATTAGCAGGTTTGACCTGGCAAATCGATGAGACTGAAGGACAAACATCTAcctttcacacaattcacattAAGCAACTATGACAGAGTCTAAGAGTGACAGAATACTGGGTTACAACCATATCTataaactaccggtcaaaagttttgaaacacttactcattctttattataatttttttttttttttcacattttagaataatagtaaagtcattaaaactatggaataacatggaactatgggaattatgttatgactaaataaaatccaaaataaatcaaaactgtgttatattttagcatcttcaaagtagtcaccctttgtctagaatttgcagacatgtactcttgacattttctcaaccaacttcttgaggtatcaccctgggatgctttttaaacagtattgaaggagttcccatctatgttgggcacttattggctgcttttctttattaatataatgaaataaattaatatggtggcacaattatatttttgtctgcaaacctaatttcaaacatttaagcatacacttcagatcaaaagatttttaagatcatgagaaacatttcagtcaagtgtttcaaaacttttgaccagtagtgtatatatatatgtatgtatgtggtatattatatcgttttttttttttaattattattgttgtccAGTAAATACATCTAAGCAacctttaaacaagataaatttacttacaGTCGGAAGCAAAATTGTGCATGATACTAGAGTTGCCAACTTTTCGCCATACAAATAtgggacgcttgagcattttgagcacttTATTTCGAGACGGGGGTCCACTTCAAGCATTTCGCTTTAATACGGGACACAATGCATTCAAAATGGGACTCTATGCAGTCCGTCTGGGGACGGGCGTTCACCCTTGAGCACCCTGCCGCTAAAATACCGTACGATAGGTATACCATACGGGACAtcttcattttggccaaaatatgggacgtcctagctaatatgggacagttggcaaccctacatGTTACTGTGTATGAATTGTATATAATAAGGCCTGTTTTCAAGGAATACATCTTGAATAAAGTTTATATTTCTTACCCAGTTATTTGACTGTGTCAAATGGTTAAAATATAAACTTAACAAAACTGTGGTAGATTTATccttcaaaacaagaaaaaaaaacaacaacagtttgcCAAGATATATTCTGTGACAATGAGTCTTAATctaatgcaattttgcttctcaagtaaattgtctttgttttaagaatgttgagatatttttactcgaaaacaagagaaaaatattgattaagaaaataatttcttACAGTTTAAAAATTGTCGGCAGTGGTCTGGTTAGGCTGATATTAGAAGCATATAATATCAAGCCAGGTTGTAAAAGTGCTAAACAAGTATCaatcatttatttactttattcatTTTGATGCCTGATAGACTTACAGATAGTACAATTTTAGATCAGAGCTTTAGTTTGAAGGTtgctcttataaaaaaaaaaaaagcctaaatagtACAGATAATATCATCAACTTATCAGATATCGACAATAACATAAAAGTTAGCCTGATCTTGtgaaattacatgactgtggcaacatttttgcaaaatgacaatacGTGGTTCATAACACATAT
This genomic window contains:
- the LOC127436776 gene encoding solute carrier organic anion transporter family member 1C1-like; protein product: MSAEKKTGREPCCSKLKMFLAAMSFVYFAKAFQGSYMKSSITQIERRFDIPSSLIGVIDGSFEIGNLLVIAFVSYFGAKLHRPRLIGAGCLVMAVASFITAMPHFFQAHYKYETTISQSSDSNGTESILPCAVNTDNEHFTEESRAECEKAAGSSMWIYVFLGNMLRGIGETPVMPLGLSYLDDFSREENTAFYLAFIQTMGILGPMFGFMLGSFCAKLYVDIGAVDLDTIAINHKDSRWVGAWWLGFLITGVVMLLAGIPFWFLPKSLPKQGETKTETNSKAQEGEQDSFIPDGNKNGTPSNKPAPVSMGALAKDFLPSLKKLFSDTIYLLLICTSFIQVNGFIGMITFKPKFMEQTYGQSASRAIFLIGIMNLPAVALGIITGGFIMKRFKLNVLGAAKISIGASVLAFCSLLIQYFLQCDNSQVAGLTVSYQGAPEVSYQPNSLISQCNMGCSCSLKHWDPICATNGLTYASPCLGGCQTSTGVGRDMVFHNCTCIGQSPLSYANMSAVLGQCPRKGDCDYMFKFYMGVTVIGAFVSACGATPSYIILLRSITPELKSLALGMQTLIVRTLGGIPPPIYFGALIDRTCLKWGVKRCGGKGACRIYDSGAFRNTFLGLIYGLYTLSYLLWGILYNRLSHREKKLTLKEQLKAPDQDGNDVAANGNGNAPSAIVKCKEDPDQETTI